A genomic stretch from Colwellia sp. Arc7-635 includes:
- the thrB gene encoding homoserine kinase, whose product MSVSVFAPASIGNVNVGFDVLGLAVKPVDGTLLGDVVTVTHSNGDNQLEVTGSFAKKLPSDVKQNIVWHCLLLFNEQLLASKQAVVAVKVTLDKRMPVGSGLGSSACSVVAALAGLNAFYEKYHEFSFSEQALLKMMGQMEAQISGSLHYDNVAPCFLGGMQLMVPNPDIITRNLPQFDDCYFVMAYPGIEISTKAARDILPTSYSRADLISFGQNLATFVDACHRGDKAQAFGVLTDVVAEPYRESILPGYSAAASHLRAEGCLAVGISGSGPTLFCVIDDAEKAEKFANWLTKNYLQTSTNGTTDGFVHVCRADTQGAVSLP is encoded by the coding sequence ATGAGCGTTTCAGTCTTTGCACCAGCATCAATTGGCAATGTTAATGTCGGTTTTGATGTTTTAGGTTTAGCGGTTAAGCCGGTTGACGGTACATTACTTGGCGATGTAGTTACTGTCACGCACAGTAATGGCGACAACCAATTAGAAGTCACTGGCAGTTTTGCGAAAAAATTACCTAGTGACGTTAAGCAAAATATTGTTTGGCATTGTTTACTGCTTTTTAATGAACAACTTCTAGCAAGTAAACAAGCGGTGGTTGCCGTGAAAGTTACGCTAGATAAACGCATGCCAGTAGGCAGCGGTTTAGGTTCTAGTGCTTGTTCTGTGGTGGCGGCACTTGCGGGTTTAAATGCTTTCTACGAAAAGTATCATGAATTTAGTTTTTCAGAGCAAGCGTTGTTAAAAATGATGGGACAAATGGAAGCCCAAATTAGTGGTAGTTTACATTATGATAATGTCGCGCCATGCTTTTTAGGCGGCATGCAGTTAATGGTGCCAAACCCAGATATTATCACCCGTAATTTACCGCAATTTGACGATTGCTACTTTGTCATGGCTTATCCTGGTATTGAAATATCCACAAAAGCCGCCAGAGATATCTTGCCAACGAGTTATTCGCGAGCTGATTTGATCAGTTTTGGTCAGAATTTAGCGACCTTTGTTGACGCTTGTCATCGTGGTGATAAAGCACAAGCGTTCGGCGTATTAACTGATGTAGTCGCAGAACCTTATCGCGAGTCAATTTTACCGGGTTATAGCGCAGCTGCCAGCCACTTAAGAGCGGAAGGATGTTTAGCTGTTGGTATTTCTGGCTCAGGTCCGACACTTTTTTGTGTTATTGACGATGCAGAAAAAGCTGAAAAGTTTGCCAACTGGTTAACAAAAAATTATTTACAAACATCGACTAACGGCACAACTGACGGATTTGTTCATGTTTGCCGAGCGGATACTCAAGGTGCCGTAAGCTTACCTTAG
- the ung gene encoding uracil-DNA glycosylase — protein sequence MNKLKAQWQKIIANEQQQDYFQKLSQEIEQQRANGDVILPNEADVFTAFSTVDLPDVKVVILGQDPYHGLGANGESQAHGLAFSVRKGIKTPPSLVNIYKELTQDIAGFTTPKHGYLMEWAEQGVLLLNTVLTVKQANAHSHAKLGWETFTDNIIAELNERNEGCVFLLWGSHAQKKGKNINQQKHLVLNGPHPSPLSAYRGFFGCQHFSKANQWLEAQNKSAINWQVSE from the coding sequence ATGAATAAATTAAAAGCACAGTGGCAAAAAATAATTGCCAATGAACAGCAACAAGATTACTTCCAAAAACTATCTCAAGAAATCGAGCAGCAACGAGCTAATGGCGACGTTATATTGCCAAACGAAGCGGATGTTTTTACGGCTTTTTCAACCGTTGATTTACCCGATGTAAAAGTAGTGATTTTAGGGCAGGACCCATACCACGGCTTAGGTGCTAACGGTGAATCACAAGCGCATGGTTTAGCGTTTTCTGTACGTAAAGGCATTAAAACTCCTCCTTCATTAGTCAATATATACAAAGAACTGACGCAAGATATTGCTGGCTTTACAACCCCGAAACATGGCTATTTAATGGAATGGGCTGAGCAAGGCGTGTTGTTGCTCAATACCGTACTGACCGTTAAGCAAGCAAATGCGCATTCACATGCTAAATTGGGCTGGGAAACCTTTACCGATAACATTATTGCTGAGCTCAATGAACGTAACGAAGGCTGTGTATTTTTACTGTGGGGTAGCCATGCGCAAAAGAAAGGTAAGAATATTAATCAGCAAAAGCATTTAGTCTTGAATGGTCCGCACCCATCACCACTGTCAGCTTACCGAGGCTTTTTTGGTTGCCAGCACTTTTCAAAGGCCAATCAATGGTTGGAAGCACAAAACAAAAGCGCTATAAATTGGCAGGTTAGTGAGTAG
- the thrC gene encoding threonine synthase, with amino-acid sequence MKFYNLKENDEQVSFAGAVKQGLGRNQGLFFPESIPRFDDIEALLALPMVERSVKVLYPFVSDDLTEAQLTEIVTDAFNFPAQMQPISEKRAILELFHGPTLAFKDFGARFMAKCLQAFSENKKVTILTATSGDTGAAVAHAFHGIDNIDVVILYPKGKISLLQEKMFTTLGGNIRTIAVEGTFDDCQSLVKQSFDDQELKETIGLNSANSINISRLLAQICYYFEAVAQLYRQKGAEALKEIVFSIPSGNFGNLTAGLFAKALGLPIKRFIAATNANDTVPRYLQTGEWSPNETVATISNAMDVSNPNNWPRVEHMLKAGLVDKDCVSSVSIDEEQTQMTMIQLAKLGYISEPHAAVAYRALQYNALDSEFGVFLGTAHPAKFKEIVESTLGQPIGLPKELADCASETILSTTSSTDFAELRAYLLA; translated from the coding sequence GTGAAATTTTATAATTTAAAAGAAAACGATGAACAAGTCAGCTTTGCTGGCGCAGTAAAGCAAGGTTTAGGGCGTAATCAAGGCTTATTCTTCCCTGAGTCAATCCCTCGTTTTGATGATATTGAAGCCTTATTGGCATTGCCAATGGTTGAACGTAGCGTAAAAGTACTTTACCCATTTGTTAGCGATGATTTAACCGAAGCTCAGTTGACTGAAATTGTCACTGATGCCTTTAACTTTCCAGCGCAAATGCAGCCAATCAGTGAAAAAAGAGCCATTTTAGAACTGTTTCATGGTCCAACATTAGCGTTTAAAGATTTTGGTGCTCGCTTTATGGCTAAATGTTTACAAGCATTTAGTGAGAACAAAAAAGTTACGATATTAACAGCGACCTCTGGTGATACTGGCGCTGCCGTTGCACATGCCTTTCATGGTATTGATAACATTGATGTTGTGATTTTATATCCGAAAGGCAAGATCAGTTTATTACAGGAAAAAATGTTTACGACGCTTGGCGGAAATATTCGCACTATCGCGGTAGAGGGAACATTTGATGATTGTCAGTCTTTGGTTAAACAGTCTTTTGATGATCAAGAGTTAAAAGAAACTATCGGCTTAAACTCAGCTAACTCAATTAACATTAGTCGATTGTTAGCTCAAATTTGTTATTACTTTGAAGCCGTTGCGCAGTTGTATCGCCAGAAGGGCGCTGAAGCCTTAAAAGAAATTGTGTTCTCCATTCCAAGTGGTAATTTTGGTAATCTTACCGCCGGGCTTTTTGCTAAAGCCTTAGGTTTACCGATCAAGCGCTTTATTGCCGCAACGAATGCTAATGACACGGTGCCGCGCTATTTACAAACCGGTGAATGGTCGCCAAATGAAACCGTGGCAACTATTTCTAATGCCATGGATGTAAGCAACCCAAATAACTGGCCACGTGTTGAACATATGCTAAAAGCGGGTTTAGTTGACAAAGATTGTGTCAGCTCAGTCTCTATTGATGAAGAGCAAACACAGATGACAATGATTCAGCTAGCTAAACTGGGTTATATCAGTGAACCTCATGCTGCTGTTGCTTATCGCGCGTTACAATATAATGCCCTTGATAGCGAGTTCGGGGTCTTTTTGGGTACTGCGCATCCAGCAAAATTCAAAGAAATTGTTGAAAGTACCTTAGGACAGCCAATCGGATTACCAAAAGAACTAGCCGATTGTGCAAGCGAAACTATTTTATCGACAACAAGCTCGACAGATTTTGCTGAACTTAGAGCATATCTACTCGCTTAG